The DNA window CACTCTGTCAGAGCGACACAAAGCAACATGACAGAATTGATGCAAACAAAGTGTACTTCCTTCCTAAAGCTGTCTCTCTGGACAAAATCAGCAGGATGCCATCACAGATCACCCACTGTCATTCTTTCCTCCCCTCCATTCTCTAATTCCCTGCATGTGCCAACCCTCATGCATGCATATACTATGCAGCTTAGCTCATATATACCCCTTTAGAATCTGCAAGGCATTTATCAATTCTTAATATATAGAGTTAAAAAAATGTTCCTTGCAGCATCTACTGTATGTTCTTTGCAGTATCTTACAGATTCTGCAAGACTAtgtaaacatgaacaaaacacacacacatacaccatctGTGGAATTCTGCAGAATATGTTTAAACAAGGAACACTATTATTTATAGCtgtgttattgtattattaattacaagtattaatattttaaattagcttttatttttatattttcagtttacattaaaataataatttagtttaagttttagtaattttgtcaggtgcttttttacattttatttgttttttttagcttgattttggtatttcagtttttactcattttagtacttcaatttaaatttatttcagtcagTTGACGAGGCAAAATTTATCAATTTCTTtaaagttttcatctaatatttatactttattttatctcatttttattgcacttaatgaaaatgatttgtaatagttttagttaacagtaaaaaCACTGGCCTCAATATTCATAAACAAACAATGACAGTAATTCCATTCCAGTTCTGTGGAAATCTGATGATAGGTGCAGATTCCATGCCTAATTATAATTCATTTCTAAtccaaatatgaaaaatgaaaattccaaaatatgaaaatgaataaaaaaattaaaaaaatgcccctTAATGGAAGCTTGTATGAAGTGAAATTTGACTTAAATATAATACTGCTAtatcagtaataaataaatgtccaataaatgtgttttgtgtagcAAAATCCAGGTAAAACCCACAAGTCCTTTTCTACAAAATCCTCCTTCTCAAAAGTGTTTATCTGATCAATAACAGCTTGATAATCTAATTACTCATTCTGTCCTACCCTATCTTTATTTTGGCCCATttgctattttgttgttgttcaaacTATATTAAAAAGCCCCTTTTTAATAGGTTCGGTGCTGTGCATCTAACCAGCCTGTTATGACATACCTGAGGTTCACTATGATGACAAGACTGCCTGTGATGCTGAGTATAGTCAGTAAAATCAGTATAATGATAAAACTGTTCCTCTGAAGGCTGTGGAGTGTGGCATCATAACCCGAGGGCAGGGACGGAAGTGTCACGATCAGTCTAGGGGTTGTAGATGGTAGTGGGTTGACtgagggaaagagagacagatgagagGAGGACAAATCTATACTAGACCACAATGAGTTATTACTTTCAATAAACATCACTTACCTTTCAGTTTGAAATACATGAGGGACAATGCAGTCCCCTTTGGATCCTGTAGGAGGCAGCGGTACGTGCCTTCCTCACTGACTTTCAGCTGATTGAGTACAATTTTAGACTCCTCTGTCACCACCAGCCCTTCATACTCCCCATCATGTGACAGCTTGCAATGAATAATAAAAAGTCTGTGTTTTAATGCAATTTCATAAAAAGCTTCAAATTATAATCAGTGTAATCTGGTCTATGGATCTCTGGAAAGATCAGTACTTAAAACTGTAGCTTATCAACTGTTTCTTATCCCACTTaagtacaattacactaaaagtgGACTttctaataatgtcaaattaaaagttttaccttaaagtacattttaaatcattattttgataactttttgtcatgctttaaagaagtagctactcttattttgatgggttgaCTCAGACTAAAACACATGTATAGTGCTTGATTGTACAGTAATTTTAACTGCAGTGTtgatcaatattacatttaaagttaatatattgtaaataaaatacttgtCAGTAAATGATGCAGTACACtttaatcaaattttaaagacaacaaaactatgaaattagtgtttacgtcctACGTAACTGGGTcaaaaagcactcttaagttcAAATATCTGCattcaatataaatttaaactgcaattcattttcaaataacaTGCAACTAAgtttctgaaaacattacattgagttcacacttaagtatattcttttaaagtataatgAGTACATATTTCATGTATTTCTTTTTCATGAGAGTTGTTGGATTCTTTGAAAACAGCAGATGTGTTTGTTCGTCTGTGTGCATGTACATTCTTTTCTCCAGGATGCCAGGAGTAATGGTACTCGGTCTGTCCAACTATAAGAGCGTGCCAGGGCAGGAAACAGTCCAGCACCACCTCCTCTCCTTCATCTGCCTCAAGATGATGCTCTGATGGAAACAGAGAGAATCAGAGAACGAATACAAAGAAGAGAGAAGGACAAAAGAGTGTGATGTGATAATATAGTCAGCTAAAATCATCCTGGTGTGTGTATCCTCCACAGGAGGTTGTCTCACCTCCACAGTCTAGTGGCGGCGTGGCTGACAAACACGTAAAGAGCCCATACTGACAGGAAGTGCAGTTCATCACTCTTTGATACAACAGCCCTGTAGCACACAAACATCCACATACAACCACACACCCAATGAGTAATAAAATATACATCATCATACTCATACTCTATATACACCACCATTTCataattcatttattacatgtgttgcttgctgtttctttgtaattatttgtgaaatttactagcggTTATGGAGTATAACTTATTTCTACAccaatttattttcagtgtactaACAAAGAATAAGTATGTACAAAATCTTGACTGttaatatattcaaaacaatattatagaGAAAAATCAGAATCCCGAATTTGTACTTACCGCATTTATTTGGACACAGACCTATGGAAatgagttataataaaaaaaaaaaaaagatacttagtaagatataataataagataattagTGAGAATCAGATGTTTTGACAAGTTATTGCTGTTAAAACATAGTAATGTATGTCCATCCGCCTACCTTGGGCAACAAAAACCTCCAAATGTTTCCGAAGGATTCTCTTTCCTTTCTCCACAATATTAATCATATCCCACTGAATAGAATCTAAACAAGAACAACACAGCATTAGCTTTAAATGGTTTCAGATGTAAagtatcttaatttattttttgctctaaaATGAAAAGACTAGATGTTAGATTAGAGCTTTTTGTCTTAAAAAGTGATAATGTGCTTCCACAAGCGCTCACCTGTCCTATCTTCTTTCCAGTGCCTCTTGAATTCACTCTGATATTCTGTCCGTGCACGATAGAGTGTTGTAGGATCTAAAGCAAACATCAGATAACATTCCACATCATCATTTAGAATTATAATTTGAAATCATAAAACATTGGCCAATCTTGCATGTATtggtttaaatggtttaaacacacaataattttttccagtttttaatAATAGCAAAGTcatcaaaactacaaaataacaaATAGGTATAGTGACcaacaattttataatttttttttaattcatctttattagttgatttttatataaagatgtttgtgtgtgtgtgtgtgcgtgtgtgtgtgtgtgtgtgtgtgtgtgtgtgtgtgtgtgtgtgtgtgtgtgtgtgtgtgtgtgtgtgtgtgcgtgtgtgtgcgtgtgcgtgtgtgtgtgtgttgttattcatttttatttcagttttaggtttagttattATAATTGATCATGTTAAACTTTACACTGAATGAAAATGATATGATAAAAGTTAGGTATTGTATTTTCAGTCATAGTATaatgaccccttttaattaatactttaataaaaatacagcatatattaatgtctattagcataataataaagataactaAACCCAAAAAAATACTATCCATAAAATCAATTGTTGAGAGAATGTGCTCTATACACCTAATTTCTACC is part of the Cyprinus carpio isolate SPL01 chromosome A8, ASM1834038v1, whole genome shotgun sequence genome and encodes:
- the LOC109095584 gene encoding izumo sperm-egg fusion protein 1, translating into MAFAFLFGWLLILGSCPSVWSCLQCDQVVRYVHEDFLSSVKDITVRDQIELKQIIEHAYVNYRDTSTLSHGVIDPTTLYRARTEYQSEFKRHWKEDRTDSIQWDMINIVEKGKRILRKHLEVFVAQGLCPNKCGLLYQRVMNCTSCQYGLFTCLSATPPLDCGEHHLEADEGEEVVLDCFLPWHALIVGQTEYHYSWHPGEKNLSHDGEYEGLVVTEESKIVLNQLKVSEEGTYRCLLQDPKGTALSLMYFKLKVNPLPSTTPRLIVTLPSLPSGYDATLHSLQRNSFIIILILLTILSITGSLVIIVNLRVTMKRQKDARDSRRGGEGEDGEDIELMSVTE